A stretch of Carnobacterium iners DNA encodes these proteins:
- a CDS encoding restriction endonuclease subunit S: protein MNKKKLVPNRRFEEFNKKWEERILKDFRDKNHKYSYTGGPFGSDLKSEDYTKKGVRIIQLQNIGDGIFLDKYKIYTSESKAKTLSSNLIYPEEIIIAKMAEPLARAAIIPGNYTKYLMSSDGIRLKVNTQNYHTYFILTLINDLRFRKKALQNSTGTTRKRIGLVTLGNLSSYLPNYREQQKIGEFFKHLDQMISLEQHKLEKKKALKSAYLVEMFPAEDKPVPKRRFPGFKEKWIESKLKDISEIVGGGTPSSNKEEFWNGNIDWYSPTEIGNEIYVDSSVRKITEIGLEKSSAKILPANKTILFTSRAGIGSMAILKNSASTNQGFQSIILKSEIDTYFIYSMGYLIKSYAISKASGSTFLEISGKTLGEMPIFVPIFEEQQAIGEFFKKLDDKITNQQQKLDKLKAMKQAYLQEMFV, encoded by the coding sequence TTGAATAAGAAAAAATTAGTTCCGAATAGAAGATTTGAAGAATTTAATAAGAAATGGGAAGAAAGAATATTAAAAGATTTTCGAGATAAAAATCATAAGTATTCATATACAGGTGGGCCTTTTGGTTCTGATTTAAAGTCAGAGGATTACACGAAAAAAGGCGTTAGAATAATTCAACTTCAAAACATTGGAGACGGTATTTTTTTAGATAAGTATAAAATATATACCTCTGAATCAAAAGCTAAAACACTTTCATCAAATTTAATTTATCCAGAAGAAATAATTATTGCTAAAATGGCCGAACCATTGGCAAGAGCAGCAATTATACCTGGAAACTATACGAAATACTTAATGTCTTCAGATGGGATCAGGTTAAAAGTAAATACACAAAATTATCACACGTATTTTATATTAACATTAATCAACGATTTAAGATTTAGGAAAAAGGCTTTGCAAAATTCAACTGGAACAACTAGAAAACGAATTGGACTCGTAACATTAGGAAATTTATCATCTTACCTCCCAAATTATAGGGAACAACAAAAAATTGGTGAGTTTTTTAAGCACTTAGATCAAATGATTTCTCTCGAACAGCATAAGTTAGAAAAAAAAAAAGCTTTGAAATCTGCTTATCTTGTTGAAATGTTCCCAGCTGAGGATAAACCAGTACCAAAAAGAAGGTTTCCAGGATTTAAAGAGAAATGGATTGAAAGCAAGTTAAAAGATATTTCCGAAATAGTAGGTGGTGGTACACCTAGCTCTAATAAAGAAGAGTTTTGGAATGGGAACATCGATTGGTATTCACCTACTGAAATTGGAAATGAAATTTATGTTGATAGTAGCGTTAGAAAGATTACTGAAATTGGACTTGAAAAAAGTTCTGCAAAGATACTCCCAGCAAATAAAACAATTTTATTTACTAGTAGAGCTGGAATTGGTAGTATGGCGATACTAAAGAATTCGGCTTCTACAAATCAGGGATTTCAATCTATCATTTTGAAAAGTGAAATTGATACTTATTTCATTTATTCAATGGGATATTTGATTAAATCATATGCAATTAGTAAAGCATCGGGATCTACTTTTTTGGAAATATCTGGAAAAACTTTAGGTGAAATGCCTATATTCGTACCAATATTCGAAGAACAACAAGCAATAGGTGAGTTCTTCAAAAAACTAGACGATAAAATCACGAACCAACAACAAAAACTAGATAAACTAAAAGCAATGAAGCAGGCTTATTTACAAGAAATGTTTGTGTAA